The following nucleotide sequence is from Acidobacteriota bacterium.
TTGCGGAGGTCCTGAAGGCGAAGGCCGGCTTGAAACCCCACCACGTGGAGGGGGTGACCGCGGCCCAGTGGGTGCTCATGGATTACGGACACTTCATCGTCCACCTCTTCCTGTCCGAAAAGCGCGGATACTACGACCTGGAACGCATCTGGATGGACGCCCCCCGGATCTCCCCATGAGAC
It contains:
- the rsfS gene encoding ribosome silencing factor, with amino-acid sequence MTREDMEILKLVVECLEDGKAGEPVILDLRPLTTMTDYFILAHGTNTRQVQAMARDLAEVLKAKAGLKPHHVEGVTAAQWVLMDYGHFIVHLFLSEKRGYYDLERIWMDAPRISP